A stretch of DNA from Brevibacillus ruminantium:
AAAAGAAGTCCCAGCGCGTCTATGATGATGGATTTTCCCGCACCTGTTTCCCCAGTCAAGATGTTCAATCCTTTTTGAAAGGAGATGGTGACTGATTTGATAATCGCAAAGTTGCGTATGGAAAGCTCCAGCAGCATACGTTCCCTCCACTCTCCTACAGCATGTCTCTCAGACGCTTGGATACCTCTTCGGAGTTTTCCTTGGAGCGGCAGATAATCAGGATTGTGTTGTCTCCACTGATCGTTCCCATGATTTCTTCCCAGGGAAGGTTGTCGATCAGTTCCGCCACCGCGTTTGCATGACCCGAAAGTGTCTTTAACAGGATAAAATGGTCGGCGTGATCCATGCTGACGTAGGAATCTACGAGCATTCGCCGAAGTTTTTGAAGCGGGTTAAACTTTTGTTCTACCGGAACCGAATATTTATAGCGGCCATCAGGCAGCGGTACTTTGACAAGATGGAGCTCCTTGATATCCCGTGAAACCGTTGCCTGGGTCACGTTAAATCCGGCAGCGCGCAAACGCTCCACCAATTCATCCTGCGTCTCGATCTCATGACTTCCGATCAATTCGCGAATCCGGATATGCCTTTGTCCTTTGCTCATAGAATTACTCCCATTCCCCTTGTAATTTGGTTCGTATCGTCTCAAAAAAGCTTCCTTTTTTCCATCTGATCAGCGGCGTGACATAGGAAGATTTCCAAATAAAAATCTGGTCTCCTCCCTCCAGCTTGCACCCGAATTGACCGTCTATCGACAAGCCCATCTCGTGATGAACGGCATCCACCTCGATGCGAATGACCTGATTGGGAGAGAGTACCATCGGTCTTGCCGTTAGTGAATGTGGGGCAACTGGGGTTAGCAGCAGCATATCCACATTAGGTGCTACGATCGGTCCGCCGGCTGACAGCGAATAAGCGGTGGAGCCTGTAGGACTTGACACAATAACTCCATCTCCGCTGAAGGTACCCACATATACATCATCAAGATAAACGGTACATTGAATGATACGGCAAAATGATCCTTTGGCAATTCCGATATCGTTCATGGCCGTATACCGGGCGAGCTTGGTTTGATTGCGAACGAGCTCCGCATCCAGCATGGTGCGCTCTTCCAAGTAGTATTGACCAGAAAGCAATTTGTCTACCGCTTGGGGTAAATCTTCCGGGTCCGCTTCGGAGAGAAATCCGAGTGTCCCCAAATTGATTCCCAAGATCGGCAGGGATGCTCCAGCCAAACGGCGGGCAATACCGAGCAGAGTGCCATCTCCCCCCAACACACAAAGCAGCTGTGCCTCCGCACCGATTACTTCCAAACTCGTGCCGATATCAACCCGGTCCACATAGGAAGCCATTTGTTCATCGAGAAGCACTTTGGCTCCCCGCGCTTCCAGAAGATAAACCAATTCTCTGGCCACAATCCGGGCTTCTGGTTTTCCTTTATTACCTACGATCCCAATGGTTTTCAACATGGCCCACCCCAAACTTGTTG
This window harbors:
- a CDS encoding NAD(+)/NADH kinase, which codes for MKTIGIVGNKGKPEARIVARELVYLLEARGAKVLLDEQMASYVDRVDIGTSLEVIGAEAQLLCVLGGDGTLLGIARRLAGASLPILGINLGTLGFLSEADPEDLPQAVDKLLSGQYYLEERTMLDAELVRNQTKLARYTAMNDIGIAKGSFCRIIQCTVYLDDVYVGTFSGDGVIVSSPTGSTAYSLSAGGPIVAPNVDMLLLTPVAPHSLTARPMVLSPNQVIRIEVDAVHHEMGLSIDGQFGCKLEGGDQIFIWKSSYVTPLIRWKKGSFFETIRTKLQGEWE
- the ahrC gene encoding transcriptional regulator AhrC/ArgR; this encodes MSKGQRHIRIRELIGSHEIETQDELVERLRAAGFNVTQATVSRDIKELHLVKVPLPDGRYKYSVPVEQKFNPLQKLRRMLVDSYVSMDHADHFILLKTLSGHANAVAELIDNLPWEEIMGTISGDNTILIICRSKENSEEVSKRLRDML